In the Euphorbia lathyris chromosome 5, ddEupLath1.1, whole genome shotgun sequence genome, one interval contains:
- the LOC136229671 gene encoding tabersonine-19-hydroxy-O-acetyltransferase-like encodes MAPKMQPEVISREFVKPSSSSPNNHPSVHNLSFFDQLNDSRYLPLLFFYTSKNGETEHHRIKDDVTIDCNDEGALFLEARLKCGLSEILKSPDDEILSLLLPDSLSYKDSTRDWSCSSSKAGGSSSSGLHFKAISSDSLKPNFMNHAMSLRTKISPPLSERNIGYLIGMFPVLAREDKEIELGVLVKEFRKAKTQLSNSCANTTSIEDICPMILESMKPLSEYLNVELYVCTSWCRYPFYESDFGWEKPLWVATILFKLKNLMVLVDTREGDGIEAFISLEEKAMAVFENDEELLSFSCIN; translated from the exons ATGGCCCCAAAGATGCAGCCTGAGGTAATTTCCAGAGAATTTGTAAAGCCATCCTCTTCAAGTCCAAATAATCACCCATCAGTTCACAACCTTTCTTTCTTTGATCAGTTGAATGATTCTCGTTATTTGCCTTTACTTTTCTTTTACACAAGTAAAAATGGTGAAACTGAACACCACAG GATCAAAGACGATGTCACTATCGATTGTAATGATGAAGGTGCTCTATTTCTCGAAGCAAGATTGAAATGTGGTTTATCTGAAATTCTTAAAAGTCCTGACGATGAAATTCTGAGTCTTCTGCTTCCTGATAGCCTATCCTATAAAGATTCGACCCGGGACTGGTCCTGTAGCAGTTCAA AAGCAGGAGGCTCCTCCAGTAGTGGACT CCATTTTAAGGCAATTTCTTCAGATTCTTTAAAGCCAAATTTTATGAATCATGCTATGAGTCTGCGTACTAAGATTTCGCCTCCATTATCAGAAAGAAACATAGGGTATCTAATTGGGATGTTTCCGGTATTGGCAAGGGAGGATAAGGAGATAGAATTAGGAGTTTTGGTGAAGGAATTCAGGAAAGCTAAAACTCAGCTTTCTAATTCCTGTGCTAATACAACAAGCATAGAAGATATATGTCCAATGATCCTGGAAAGCATGAAACCCCTGTCTGAATATTTGAATGTTGAACTGTATGTTTGCACTAGCTGGTGTAGGTATCCGTTTTACGAATCAGATTTTGGGTGGGAAAAGCCATTGTGGGTTGCCACAATTCTTTTCAAGCTGAAGAATTTAATGGTTTTGGTAGACACTAGAGAAGGAGATGGAATTGAAGCATTTATCAGTTTGGAAGAAAAAGCCATGGCTGTGTTTGAGAATGACGAAGAGCTTCTTTCATTTTCATGCATTAATTGA